Proteins from a genomic interval of Sulfurimonas sp.:
- a CDS encoding LemA family protein codes for MSTSLIIVIVLALVLVLMYNSLVGKKNQVENIFASVDTVLRKRYDLIPNLVASVSKYMDHEKSLLENVTKLRAEANRPNLSDTDKIALDAKVTSALGSIMVAVENYPELKANENVMHLQHTLHEVEEQISAARRAYNQSVTDYNNAIEMVPTSFMASLMNYKRKEVFAIVEEQRQNVNVKELFS; via the coding sequence ATGTCAACTTCGCTTATCATAGTTATAGTTCTAGCCCTTGTTCTTGTTTTGATGTACAACTCGCTTGTAGGAAAGAAAAATCAAGTAGAAAATATTTTTGCAAGTGTAGATACGGTTCTTAGAAAACGCTATGACCTTATCCCAAACCTTGTTGCAAGCGTGAGCAAATATATGGATCATGAAAAATCGCTTCTTGAAAATGTTACTAAACTTCGTGCAGAAGCAAACAGACCAAACCTAAGCGATACAGATAAAATCGCCCTTGATGCAAAAGTAACCTCCGCTCTTGGCTCTATCATGGTGGCGGTTGAGAACTACCCTGAGCTAAAAGCAAACGAAAATGTTATGCACCTGCAACACACCCTGCACGAGGTTGAAGAGCAGATATCTGCGGCTAGACGCGCATACAACCAGAGCGTAACGGACTACAACAATGCTATAGAGATGGTTCCGACAAGTTTTATGGCTTCGCTTATGAACTACAAACGAAAAGAGGTGTTTGCCATAGTTGAAGAGCAGCGCCAAAATGTAAATGTCAAAGAGCTTTTTAGCTAA
- a CDS encoding DUF3137 domain-containing protein, whose amino-acid sequence MKSVSELTDFYYNDLFPTLQKLENDRKSLRHRIIFVAITVSAIFAAIAYALNNYYDFIIFIYIAIGALIYKFMIKDYTHEFKMSVIKPLIHAIDKTLLYSSATHVSEYLFKHSKLFADPDRMSGNDYVKGQIDGINIQFSDIHAQKKNQNSKGKDSWSTIFQGLFIVADFNKHFNGETVVLPDTAQSTFGDIIGHWLQSNNASRDELVKMDDPEFEKEFVVYSSDQIEARYILSHSLMKKLLDFKHKSKHPVYISFIGTHIYMAISYDKDLFEPSVFHSLLDYKVAMEYVKTLHLAIGVVEELKLNQKLWSKV is encoded by the coding sequence ATGAAAAGCGTAAGCGAGCTTACAGACTTTTACTATAACGATCTATTTCCTACTTTGCAAAAGCTGGAGAATGATAGAAAAAGTCTCAGACACAGAATTATCTTTGTTGCTATAACAGTTAGTGCTATTTTTGCCGCTATCGCTTACGCTTTAAATAACTATTATGACTTTATCATCTTTATATATATTGCTATTGGCGCACTGATTTATAAATTTATGATAAAAGATTACACACATGAATTTAAAATGAGTGTCATAAAACCGCTTATTCATGCGATAGACAAAACTCTACTCTACTCCTCTGCAACTCATGTTTCAGAGTATCTTTTTAAACACTCAAAGCTTTTTGCCGATCCCGACAGAATGAGCGGAAATGATTATGTCAAAGGTCAAATTGACGGTATAAATATCCAGTTTTCAGACATACATGCCCAAAAGAAAAATCAAAATTCCAAAGGCAAAGATAGCTGGAGTACGATATTTCAAGGGCTTTTTATAGTTGCCGATTTTAACAAACACTTTAACGGAGAAACGGTTGTTTTGCCCGATACCGCTCAAAGCACATTCGGCGATATCATAGGGCATTGGCTGCAATCAAATAATGCCTCCAGAGATGAGCTGGTTAAAATGGATGACCCTGAATTTGAAAAAGAGTTTGTCGTCTACTCATCGGATCAGATAGAAGCAAGGTATATCTTATCCCACTCGCTTATGAAAAAACTGCTTGACTTTAAACACAAATCAAAACACCCCGTTTATATCTCATTTATCGGTACTCATATCTATATGGCTATCAGTTATGACAAAGATTTGTTTGAGCCGTCCGTATTTCATTCGCTTTTAGATTATAAAGTAGCGATGGAGTATGTAAAAACCCTGCATTTAGCCATCGGAGTCGTAGAGGAGTTAAAACTAAATCAAAAACTATGGAGCAAAGTATGA
- a CDS encoding EI24 domain-containing protein produces MSEKEILLLSIKDFLTPKMLKFAILPFIISLIVMYILFLIIAGIGIEQLGTLQVYSSQTTIQNGVPHTESLSTVLEGSAIIKFLMSHAITSWLATFLIYAIGGFLTIYISIFFAVVIIGFLTPFILRELQARHYRDVEMIGYGNLAYFIFLAIKWTLAMLALFILLIPFYFIPLLNIVALNIPLYYFFHKMLTLDVSSSICTAEEEKQINFFNTNKIKMKTLALYLLSLIPFAVFFGAIFFVIYLGHTYFVEVRKIRA; encoded by the coding sequence ATGAGCGAAAAAGAGATACTGCTTCTTAGCATCAAAGATTTTTTAACTCCTAAAATGCTCAAATTCGCCATATTGCCTTTTATAATCAGTTTGATAGTTATGTACATTCTCTTTCTTATCATAGCGGGAATCGGAATTGAACAGCTCGGCACTCTGCAGGTGTATAGTTCTCAAACTACTATCCAAAACGGCGTACCGCACACCGAAAGTCTAAGCACCGTGCTTGAGGGTTCAGCAATCATAAAATTTTTGATGAGCCATGCCATAACTTCTTGGCTGGCAACTTTTCTCATCTACGCAATAGGCGGTTTTTTAACTATCTACATCTCTATATTTTTTGCCGTTGTCATCATAGGTTTTTTAACCCCGTTTATCTTAAGAGAGCTTCAAGCAAGACACTATAGAGATGTTGAGATGATAGGTTACGGGAATTTAGCGTACTTCATCTTTTTAGCCATAAAATGGACATTGGCTATGCTCGCGCTCTTTATCTTGCTTATACCGTTTTACTTTATTCCGCTTTTAAATATAGTCGCACTAAATATTCCTCTTTACTACTTTTTTCACAAGATGCTGACACTCGATGTCTCTTCAAGTATATGTACGGCTGAGGAGGAGAAGCAGATAAACTTTTTCAACACAAACAAAATAAAAATGAAAACTTTAGCACTCTACCTACTATCACTCATCCCGTTTGCCGTATTCTTCGGAGCAATCTTTTTTGTTATTTATCTTGGACATACATATTTTGTGGAGGTTAGGAAGATTCGTGCTTAA
- a CDS encoding response regulator produces MKPKILIVDDEKSIQKLLDLALGAGGYSTIQATTAKDGLLYSLNHLPNLILLDLTLPDMDGKDFLKQLREWSTIPVIVLSSRDNEEAKIALLEGGADDYVTKPFSTGELLARIKATLRRFETENCTSTIIESENLTLDINNHTIHLDSNELKCTPKEFELLKLFMKHKGKVLTYNWLLKEVWGVGYQQEIHYLRIFINQLRQKIEPNPSRPTRIRTETGIGYRFIG; encoded by the coding sequence ATGAAACCAAAAATTTTAATAGTGGATGATGAAAAATCAATACAAAAACTTCTTGATTTGGCACTGGGTGCCGGTGGCTATTCAACAATTCAAGCTACAACGGCAAAAGATGGTTTGCTATATTCTCTAAACCATCTGCCAAATCTTATACTTCTTGATTTGACACTTCCTGATATGGACGGCAAAGATTTTTTAAAACAACTCAGAGAGTGGAGTACGATACCTGTAATTGTTTTATCATCTAGGGATAACGAAGAGGCAAAAATAGCACTTTTAGAAGGTGGAGCGGATGACTATGTAACAAAGCCTTTTAGTACGGGTGAATTACTCGCTCGTATAAAAGCCACATTAAGAAGATTTGAAACTGAGAATTGTACTTCTACGATTATTGAAAGTGAAAATTTAACTCTTGATATAAACAATCACACAATCCATTTGGATAGCAATGAACTCAAATGTACACCAAAAGAGTTTGAATTATTAAAATTATTTATGAAGCACAAAGGTAAAGTTTTGACATATAATTGGCTTTTAAAAGAAGTTTGGGGTGTAGGTTATCAACAAGAGATTCATTATCTAAGAATTTTTATAAATCAATTAAGACAAAAAATAGAACCAAATCCATCCAGACCTACGAGAATTAGAACAGAAACAGGCATAGGATACAGGTTTATAGGATAA
- a CDS encoding DUF4118 domain-containing protein, with protein MKYYEKSRFMISIGLLVLISIFSLLFFDMLNLLNTAMLFMVPILFSALHNERKEVLFISLLSVLSFDVLFIPPRFSLTVADANYLISFIIMVVTGQMVSSLAKQAAIAKELEISEKIQDALLESLSHELRTPLAVIKGCSSGLLEQNLILSDKERIQLIETIDENAEDMEQLIHNLINSAKLKNGILHLKKDICDLEDIIGSALLKTEKEQTANFVISQNIPTIYANAIFIEQALINLLDNAFKYGFDVVVTVTEKPHGVLIIVSNQGTIPSVNELCEAIKPFVRLSNASSKRGLGLGLHVVQLIAEIHRGTLTLKSDNERFFAELFLPKRAE; from the coding sequence ATGAAATATTATGAAAAAAGTAGATTTATGATTAGCATTGGGTTGCTTGTATTAATTTCTATTTTTTCGCTTCTATTTTTCGATATGCTCAACCTTCTAAATACTGCTATGCTTTTTATGGTGCCGATTCTTTTTTCGGCACTTCACAATGAAAGAAAAGAGGTTCTTTTTATCTCTTTGCTATCCGTGTTGTCTTTTGATGTTTTATTTATTCCGCCACGATTTAGCCTTACAGTAGCTGATGCAAATTATCTTATTAGTTTCATTATAATGGTAGTTACCGGTCAAATGGTCTCTTCCTTGGCAAAACAAGCTGCTATTGCAAAAGAACTAGAAATATCTGAAAAAATTCAAGATGCACTTCTTGAGTCTCTTTCACATGAGTTGCGTACACCGCTTGCCGTTATCAAAGGTTGCTCATCCGGACTGTTGGAGCAAAATTTAATTTTAAGTGATAAAGAGCGAATACAACTGATTGAAACAATTGATGAAAATGCAGAAGATATGGAACAATTGATTCATAATCTTATCAATTCGGCAAAGCTTAAAAATGGCATACTGCATCTAAAGAAAGATATTTGTGATTTAGAAGATATTATTGGCAGTGCATTACTTAAAACAGAAAAAGAGCAAACAGCAAACTTTGTAATATCTCAAAATATTCCAACAATTTATGCAAATGCCATTTTTATTGAACAAGCTTTGATTAATCTTTTGGATAATGCTTTCAAGTATGGCTTTGATGTTGTTGTTACTGTAACAGAAAAACCGCATGGAGTATTGATTATAGTTAGTAATCAAGGTACTATTCCCTCAGTCAATGAACTCTGCGAGGCAATCAAACCATTTGTAAGATTATCTAACGCGTCATCCAAGCGAGGTTTAGGATTGGGACTTCATGTTGTACAACTAATTGCAGAAATTCATCGTGGTACACTGACGCTGAAATCTGATAATGAGCGATTTTTTGCAGAATTATTTTTACCCAAGAGGGCTGAATGA
- a CDS encoding KUP/HAK/KT family potassium transporter → MKVEEVYVILRERIKNEMMVVKALGVVYGDIGTSPIYTIAIICTLIAPTIENLYGILSFVFWTMTMLVTIQYAWLATSLSKRGEGGTVVLVQLLLPYIKNAKAVGAVSILGFFGVSLMIGDGVITPAISILSAVEGIILIPDYEETPKITLLIIASLIAFALFAVQKRGVEKVASAFGPIMVVWFLSLASVGLYYVAQDFTIFAAMNPLYALNFAIEHPFITFVMLADVLLAATGGEALYADMGHLGRLPILKGWLFAFCALILSYYGQGAFLLSHPDAIKSPLFEMTKDFSPALYVPFLILTIMATVIASQAMISGIFSVLYQAMTTRIFPHFRVDYTSHELRSQIYVGSVNWFLFVCVIIMLFVFQESGKLAAAYGLAVAGAMSITGILMSMIFAYRNEKIKMLFAIASGATSFIFFMSCLMKIPHGGYWSLIIASIPLGLIILYTQGQKRLYKSLSPIAKNEFLLEYNEQYPKGTHIKGVALFFARQADSIPAYIAKTMFQNGIMYERNIIVSVKPSSEPLGVNSELSPLSTGIDLLLIHVGYMEMLNMEKILKEKGIDERTIFYGDEEIVSKKLHWKLFSLVKNISPSFASFYNFPHEKLIGVSRRAEI, encoded by the coding sequence ATGAAAGTTGAGGAAGTTTATGTGATATTGCGGGAGCGGATAAAAAATGAGATGATGGTTGTAAAAGCATTAGGTGTTGTTTATGGTGATATTGGTACAAGTCCAATTTATACCATAGCAATAATATGTACATTAATAGCACCGACAATCGAGAATTTATACGGTATTTTGTCGTTTGTATTTTGGACAATGACTATGCTGGTAACCATTCAATATGCATGGTTAGCAACAAGCCTTAGTAAAAGAGGAGAAGGCGGAACCGTTGTATTGGTTCAGTTACTGCTCCCGTATATTAAAAATGCAAAAGCAGTAGGGGCTGTTTCTATTTTGGGATTTTTTGGAGTTTCTTTAATGATTGGCGATGGTGTAATTACGCCTGCTATTAGTATTTTGAGTGCTGTGGAGGGGATTATACTCATACCTGATTATGAAGAAACTCCAAAAATTACTTTGCTGATTATCGCTTCTCTTATTGCTTTTGCACTTTTTGCCGTTCAAAAAAGAGGCGTAGAAAAAGTTGCTTCAGCATTTGGACCGATTATGGTTGTATGGTTTTTGAGTTTGGCTAGTGTCGGGCTTTATTATGTTGCTCAAGATTTTACAATCTTTGCTGCTATGAACCCATTATATGCTTTGAATTTTGCAATTGAGCATCCTTTTATTACATTTGTTATGTTGGCAGATGTTCTTTTGGCTGCTACAGGAGGTGAAGCACTTTACGCTGATATGGGACATTTGGGACGATTGCCAATATTAAAAGGTTGGCTTTTTGCTTTTTGTGCTTTAATTTTAAGTTATTACGGGCAAGGTGCATTTTTACTTTCACACCCAGATGCGATTAAAAGTCCTTTATTTGAGATGACAAAAGATTTTTCTCCCGCATTGTATGTACCATTTTTGATTTTAACGATTATGGCAACGGTCATCGCATCACAGGCTATGATAAGCGGAATATTTTCTGTCCTTTATCAAGCGATGACAACACGAATTTTCCCTCATTTTAGGGTTGACTATACATCACATGAACTTCGTTCACAAATCTATGTCGGCTCAGTAAATTGGTTTTTGTTTGTTTGTGTAATTATTATGCTTTTTGTTTTTCAAGAATCAGGCAAATTAGCAGCAGCTTATGGTTTGGCAGTAGCAGGGGCAATGAGCATTACGGGTATTTTAATGTCAATGATATTTGCATATAGAAATGAAAAAATTAAAATGTTGTTTGCTATAGCATCAGGAGCAACAAGCTTTATATTTTTTATGTCATGTTTGATGAAAATACCACATGGCGGGTATTGGTCTTTGATAATAGCATCTATTCCTCTTGGGTTAATAATACTATACACACAAGGGCAAAAACGCCTTTATAAATCATTGTCACCGATAGCAAAAAATGAGTTTTTGTTAGAGTACAATGAACAATACCCAAAGGGAACTCACATAAAAGGTGTTGCTCTGTTTTTTGCAAGACAAGCTGATAGTATTCCGGCATATATTGCAAAAACTATGTTTCAAAATGGTATTATGTATGAGAGAAATATCATAGTAAGTGTCAAACCGTCAAGTGAACCGTTGGGTGTGAATAGTGAACTTTCACCACTATCAACGGGGATTGATTTGTTGTTAATTCATGTAGGGTATATGGAAATGCTCAATATGGAAAAAATTTTGAAAGAAAAAGGGATTGATGAGCGAACCATTTTTTATGGTGATGAGGAGATTGTTTCCAAAAAACTTCATTGGAAACTTTTTTCATTGGTCAAAAATATTTCGCCTAGCTTTGCAAGTTTTTATAATTTTCCGCATGAAAAACTCATTGGAGTTTCAAGAAGAGCCGAGATTTAA
- a CDS encoding ATP-dependent helicase — protein MPLSRLNEEQYLAATSASTQNLIIASAGTGKTSTIVGRIAHLLGSGAKPEEILLLTFTNKAAAEMVQRVADFFGKDVASKIDAGTFHAVSYRWLKKENKKVVLKQQRELKTLFRSVFEKRSFGHLGAEIAPYGGNYLYDVYSFYQNTEMHANFEEWIKGKYPEHELFAMIYADIVDEFESLKKEYGFVNFNDLLLNFREMCKSRDLGYREVLVDEYQDTNALQGTLIDAMNPPSLFCVGDYDQSIYAFNGADISIIGTFSKKFPNAKVHTLTKNYRSTVPILSLASKVIEHNERIYPKKLEVTRGHNSEPPKLLAYDELFDQYHDIAYKISNTLTPREDIAVIFRNNSSADGIEVGLRELGINCKRKGGTSFFDSREVKAVLDFYTLLVNESDMMAFIHLFEFARGIGSAMAKEIYIALKTLGLGRIFYGLYAPDESINNPFEKRKLNHQLGLFDDFLELGSVGKFAKCGFEDKFMKNPILKHPKLTKESATFLHDFYLLYRDLKGVKQPRVIVKKIAESAIYRYISESLASKRATLKDGTIDEKQKADSLSKIARKMILLEELSKPYSEHDRFLNAMILGSSDLTQGEGVNLLSVHASKGLEYKEVYIVDLMDGRFPNRKLMQRGGSLDEERRLFYVAVTRAKDILYLSYAKYDKIKKTNFLPSQFLYEAGLVPKDEAYRAMVLKETDEEDDEDIDLP, from the coding sequence TTGCCACTTTCGCGTTTAAATGAAGAACAATATCTTGCCGCTACATCTGCATCTACGCAAAACCTTATCATCGCTTCGGCAGGAACAGGCAAGACTTCTACCATAGTAGGACGCATCGCTCATCTTTTAGGCTCAGGTGCCAAGCCTGAAGAGATATTGCTGCTGACTTTTACAAACAAAGCGGCTGCGGAGATGGTACAACGGGTGGCTGATTTTTTCGGTAAAGATGTAGCCTCAAAAATAGATGCGGGAACATTTCATGCGGTAAGTTACAGATGGCTGAAAAAAGAGAATAAAAAAGTTGTTCTAAAACAGCAAAGAGAGTTAAAAACTCTATTTAGAAGTGTCTTTGAAAAACGCTCTTTTGGGCATTTGGGAGCTGAGATAGCGCCGTACGGCGGAAACTATCTCTATGATGTTTACTCGTTTTATCAAAATACCGAGATGCATGCAAATTTTGAAGAGTGGATAAAGGGTAAGTATCCTGAACATGAACTGTTTGCTATGATTTATGCGGATATCGTAGATGAGTTTGAGAGTCTAAAAAAAGAGTACGGCTTTGTAAATTTTAACGATTTGCTTCTTAATTTTAGAGAGATGTGCAAAAGCAGGGATTTGGGTTATAGAGAAGTTTTGGTTGATGAGTATCAAGATACAAATGCGCTTCAAGGAACTCTCATAGATGCTATGAATCCGCCGTCGCTTTTTTGTGTCGGGGATTATGACCAGAGTATTTACGCTTTTAACGGTGCCGACATCTCCATAATCGGTACATTTTCAAAAAAATTTCCAAATGCCAAAGTTCATACCCTTACAAAAAACTACCGATCAACCGTCCCGATACTCTCTCTTGCCTCAAAAGTAATAGAGCATAACGAGAGGATTTATCCAAAAAAACTCGAAGTCACAAGAGGACATAACTCAGAGCCGCCGAAACTGCTTGCCTATGATGAGCTTTTTGACCAGTACCACGATATCGCTTATAAGATAAGCAATACGCTCACACCAAGAGAAGATATAGCCGTCATTTTTAGAAACAACTCATCGGCTGACGGGATAGAAGTCGGTTTAAGAGAGCTTGGCATCAACTGCAAGAGAAAAGGCGGAACAAGTTTTTTTGATTCAAGAGAGGTCAAAGCGGTACTCGATTTTTATACGCTGCTTGTAAATGAGTCGGATATGATGGCGTTTATACACCTTTTTGAGTTTGCAAGAGGGATAGGGAGTGCGATGGCAAAAGAGATATACATCGCACTAAAAACTCTAGGGCTCGGAAGAATTTTTTATGGACTTTATGCGCCTGACGAGTCCATAAACAACCCTTTTGAGAAGAGAAAGCTAAATCATCAGCTGGGATTGTTTGATGATTTTTTAGAGCTTGGAAGTGTAGGAAAATTTGCAAAATGCGGATTTGAAGATAAGTTTATGAAAAATCCGATTTTAAAACATCCTAAGCTTACCAAAGAGAGCGCTACATTTTTGCACGATTTTTATCTTCTGTATCGTGATTTAAAAGGTGTCAAACAGCCTCGCGTTATCGTGAAAAAGATTGCCGAATCGGCGATTTACAGATATATATCTGAGAGTTTGGCAAGTAAAAGAGCAACGCTTAAAGACGGTACGATTGACGAGAAACAAAAGGCGGATTCACTCTCAAAAATAGCCAGAAAGATGATCTTGCTGGAAGAACTCTCAAAGCCGTATTCTGAGCATGATAGATTTTTAAATGCTATGATTTTAGGCTCATCTGATTTGACGCAAGGCGAGGGGGTAAATCTGCTGAGTGTGCACGCTTCAAAGGGTTTGGAGTACAAAGAGGTCTATATAGTCGACCTGATGGACGGGCGATTTCCAAACAGAAAACTTATGCAGCGCGGCGGCTCGCTAGATGAAGAGAGAAGGCTTTTTTATGTCGCAGTAACCAGAGCAAAAGACATACTCTATCTTAGCTATGCAAAATACGACAAAATCAAAAAAACCAACTTTTTACCGTCTCAATTTTTGTATGAAGCGGGTCTGGTTCCAAAAGATGAAGCCTACCGTGCTATGGTTTTAAAAGAGACGGATGAAGAGGATGATGAGGATATAGATTTACCGTGA
- a CDS encoding GGDEF domain-containing protein, whose protein sequence is MQQINEEMLQVISNETKSSIDDISIVTPTIYTDIFLKCASSHNTDVDNERKITDYLLSKKISQFTDLQETTAKNAKKLSESTDKALLAIKDKNETILREVLQETQNLQREIERLKKSVYRDELTDVFNRKWLHDYCLEDESQRFKNSGTLAIIDLNYFKTINDTYGHIIGDKVLIYIANQLKKTNESIVRYGGDEFIIIFSASTTKESAYAKLTKIREDVVKKHLVAKESSFKVSFSFGICEFKKGDILSDVIESADNDMYEDKIQIKNSITGIH, encoded by the coding sequence ATGCAACAGATAAATGAAGAGATGTTACAGGTTATATCTAATGAGACAAAAAGTTCTATTGATGATATAAGCATTGTTACTCCGACTATCTATACCGATATTTTTTTAAAATGTGCTTCATCACACAACACAGATGTAGATAATGAGCGTAAAATCACCGATTATCTCTTGAGTAAAAAAATTTCCCAATTTACGGATTTGCAAGAGACAACGGCAAAAAATGCAAAAAAGCTGAGTGAAAGCACGGACAAGGCACTGTTAGCTATAAAAGATAAAAATGAAACTATACTTAGAGAAGTTTTACAAGAGACGCAAAATCTTCAACGAGAAATAGAGAGACTCAAAAAGTCTGTTTATAGAGATGAACTTACCGATGTATTTAACAGAAAATGGCTGCACGACTACTGCTTGGAAGATGAATCGCAAAGATTTAAAAACTCAGGCACACTCGCGATTATTGATTTGAACTACTTTAAAACCATAAATGATACTTACGGACATATCATAGGCGACAAAGTTTTAATCTATATTGCAAATCAATTAAAAAAGACAAATGAAAGTATAGTAAGATACGGCGGAGACGAGTTTATAATTATATTTTCTGCTTCGACAACAAAAGAAAGCGCTTATGCAAAACTAACCAAAATAAGGGAGGATGTTGTAAAAAAACATCTAGTAGCCAAAGAATCGTCGTTTAAAGTAAGCTTCTCTTTTGGTATTTGCGAATTTAAAAAAGGTGATATTCTAAGTGATGTTATCGAATCAGCCGACAACGATATGTATGAAGACAAAATTCAGATAAAAAATAGCATTACAGGAATACATTAA
- a CDS encoding TraR/DksA family transcriptional regulator has product MSTKSSFDDFEKILKEEKNKIEKNIEIIKGEIETLAIEDEIDDAVDMAELQIDNVTDQSLLHNLEAEAAEIDAALERIKAGTYGICEKTGKPIPAERLMANPYARTVVMD; this is encoded by the coding sequence ATGAGCACGAAAAGCAGTTTTGATGATTTTGAAAAAATTCTTAAAGAAGAAAAAAATAAAATAGAGAAAAATATAGAAATTATAAAAGGTGAGATAGAAACTTTGGCAATCGAAGATGAGATAGATGATGCGGTTGATATGGCGGAACTTCAAATTGACAATGTAACCGATCAAAGCCTTCTTCACAATCTTGAAGCTGAAGCAGCAGAGATTGATGCGGCACTAGAGCGCATAAAAGCCGGTACTTACGGAATCTGTGAAAAAACGGGCAAACCCATTCCTGCGGAGAGACTTATGGCAAATCCGTATGCAAGAACGGTTGTAATGGATTAA